The genomic stretch GTTTCCTTTTAATTTAAAGTGCTCTCTTACGTCAAAGACTCTTCTCGATTGATTTTCATTCGTTCAGTTAGCACTTTAGACCTTTCCTTCAATTGTAGGAGTGTCAGTTCATACTTATTCTTCCACGACTGACAGATTATTAAAACCATATTGTTTTCCTTATGTTAACTGATCAGATATGCTTTTATTTAGTAAGCTGAAGGATTAAATGTAGACGTTTTCTCTAACGAAGTAAACTTAGACTTTCATAATTGACAGATTATTGAAATCATGATAGTGTCCTTGAAATGTTTTACTTAGTTGGCTAATAATAGTACGAGTAACTAATATGTCAATGTCCTTTGGTAGTCATACATTGTATACAAGTTATTATTCACCCTGCTAATTTGCAATCCTTTGAAGCTCATTTTATTTACTACCTTGTTGCAAACCTTTTGACTGCTACACTACGCATTTTCCATGTAATACCGATTCTCAGTTAACTAATGTATACATCATTTTATTTTTCCTGTTTACCAACAGATTTTCCAACTTTCTACCCGCATGGAATACGAACCACACTTTGTAACATGTCTATTTGGTGTCATCCATAGGGAACTATTAACTTGCTTTCTCTACCATTACTACTGGACTATTAGTGAGACTGAGAACGAAATATCGTCAACCGCATTCAAAGTTGCTTCGAGTAGTAACAAGGTTTCACAAACAACTTTGGTTATCCTATTATTCTTCCATCGTTTTGCCCAACTTTTCATGTTGTCAAGAACCTGTGCATTTATTTATCCTTTGCCCCCTAAATTCCAATTGACAAgtagaagaaaagagaaaatagcTGGTGGAAGCTTGAGATGGTGGCGTCATAAGAAAGATTGCTAAAAGTGGTGGCAGCTTCAGCTTGGCCTCATAACAGAAGTAGCTAAAACTTTTAGATTTTCTGGGGTGGTCACAAAATATTTCCCGACTCAGTTTCTTCTCTCATTTAAACGTTTTAGACATATATAATTACTTTACATATTTTTTGATGCAATACAGTGGATTCTCTTTACTTTTGCTGCATGAGATCTACATCTGACAATGGGGAGTTCAACTACAGATTCTTTAGTTCAAAGAGAGATGCTGACTTTATGTCAATGATATGAAACAATTTTAGTTACGCTTTATGACTGACTAATATTCTTCCTCGCGCCCCTTTTTTTGGGGGGTAGCGCTGTACAAATTCCAATTCCTGTATAGATTAGTTATCAATTGTATTTCATGAGTTTGAGGCTGTTCATACTGTACTTGTTTACTATTTTAATAATTCAGTATTTTGCATCTGTATGTCTCCATGTATCTATATGGATACACTTCCGCAAGGGTAGTTGAGTAACTCATCATTCTATCAAATTGCAGGAAGAGCAAGTAGTCGTTGTTCTGTACGGGGAAGACATAGAAAAGTATGCAGACAAGCTCACCCCATTTTCCACTTACTTGATATCTACTGCAAAAGTGAGGGTTCCTTTACCCTACGGAGTGCCTATCAACCGTTTTGAATGGGTTATTGATAAATTCACCGTCGTCGAAGAGGTGAAAGATGATAACATACAAGATCCACCGCTCCTGCCGCCGACAAGGTTGAATACTATACCCTTTGCATATTTGCACGAGCAGCAGCAAAATACGGAATTTGGTAACCATTATTTAACGCGTAGTATACTCTAACAATTAAAATTTATTTGTATCCTTACATTCTGACACTGTGTACATTGGTCTAAATTATAAGTCATTTGCAATGTCCACTAAATAGACATAATTGCCGTTGTGGTGAATTGTGGCTCCATAAAGTATGTTGGCGCTAACAATAACAAATGCCGTGAAGTTGTCGTAATGGATACCAAGTAAGTCTGTTGGCACTCTATTTACTTTATTGTTGTTGCTACTACTTGTAAAAAAAATGGCTACAATGTCATCTTATTCAGTTGATTACTTTGCTCAGATACATTCAATTAAGAAGTTATAATGTCATGAGATTATAATCTCAGCCATCTCCTCATCAGTGTCACCTTCTTCGACTAAAGCTGGCAAAAAAAAATTTCTTCAGACTCATTTATTGCATTTTCAGCTTGATCTATGACACTTGCCTTACTGTTTCATTCAACAAATTTAATCTTTCTGCGAATAGAACAAGCCAAAAGATCTCCAAAAAGAAATTGTATAGGCTTTCAGTCATAATCCAACTTTCTCTTCGTCAAAAGATTACCATGGTctagtacaattttttttttgtatattggcCTTGGTAAAATCCAATACTACTCACGAGAAAAGAAATGCAAAGAAGCCTGATATGTGTTTaccaatatttttttaatatgtcCATTACTGCCTTTTTTTAATGTATACATTGACTGCTATCATCTGACACATCTTAGTCAAGAATACTTCATTAGTAAGTGGGACATCAATATTCCTCATCTTCTACTGCCCGCGTCATTTTTGTAGCTAAAACATGATTCATATATAATATGACTAAGAAAGTTTGTTACTCATTTTAGAAGATCATCCATTGGAAAAAAATTTACTGTGCAGCTAACTCTAATATATTACATAGACGTGTTTCATTTCTCCAATTGCTCTCTTATTTACTCTTCTACGTCAATTACAACTTTCTATAGAAATATTTTTGGGTGACAAAAAAAACCTTAATAACGAATGATAAAATGTAATATATTAACATATGAAAAACTATTTATATAAGTTCTTAAGTTCCTACACAGACAGAAAAGTTCCCTTCTGAATCCTTATACGTGGCAATCTATCAGGTAATTTATCTGTTCTCTTTTTCGAATCCTAAAATGTATATTTTTACTATATATTCGCTGTGTAGATTTTAGAAAATACGGTGACAATTACATATTCCAGAAGTCATTAGTTCCAAACCGGAAAAAACTATATAGGTCATGCTGCATTTGTATGCTTAAACACAAAATATGCATCATTTAAATGACCTTTTTGTCAACCTTCACTCTCCTGCGCGAACATGTTACTTATAGCATTGTTTGAATTCTAGTCTTACCGATTTGTCTTTGCTATTTTTATATTTACATCCTTTTCTTTATTACTCTTGCGGACATTGTTAcacttatatttttttattaggtAGTGTCACTTATTGCCCATTCATTTTATTGCAGTGTGAGGCCTACTATCCTTACAATGTGGGAAGACTTCGCCGACACTGATGGGAGCATCCTCACTGCACAGGTTGCTGAATTCCCAATAATTGTAGCAAAACGAATTACGCGAGCCAGCTATGGTGGTATGAAAAACATTACACTTTTTTTTTGGGTACTGCAAGAGATCTGTTGTGAATTCTTTGCTAACATAATATGTCATATAGGATTATTATTGTCGACAAGGTACAACTCAGTTATACTGATAAATCCACCATATCCTCAAGTTGGAAGACTTCTGAACTAGTATGGAACACATATTGACATAATTGAATTTTATATTTGATTAATTAGTTCATGCAAACTAAACATGTGTGGGTTAAACTAGATGGTCCAGCATATGCAATTTCCAGCTGCACTACCGtgtttcccttcttcccaaaaaaaaaagagacataCTTAGTAGGCTATTAtaaattcaatatttttctttCAGTTAATTACAAGTTTATAGCAACTTGGCATCTGTGTATCTTAATTGAGATGGTTTTGAACTACATTGCATCTCATTTTACAATATAACTTTATGAGTTTAAAATCTTAGAGCTTATATGCAAAATGTTTCACCAAAATAATTTACTGAACAACTCTTAGGGAAGTGTCACTTTGCCCTTATATTCACCGAGTATTTTGGTATGATATATATAACATTGGTAAGAATAACCAGTACTTCTATGAGCTTCCAATATGTACTATTACCCCTTTGATTAGCTATGAAATAGCACTGCACTGCATTGGTTTTCGGAGATAGCTGTTGTACCATCTGACAAATAAGGTGATACTGTTGTTCAATGTTGACTAGATTTCTGCAAAATTAATTTTACTCCTCCAACAGGAACTACTACAGTAGGCTAATAGTTTcttatttgtatttttagaaCGTGTCTACACTATGTCCACACACCACATTTGTACTATATGTTGGAGCTCTGGCCAGTTGAAAATTATGTTATATGCATTATAATTGTGGTCAActagaagaaatatttttttggtaCTTTCTGTTGATTTTCAGTGTTGTTGGTGTAATGTGCACAATAATTTGTCACTGGAACAACCAATTCTTGTTATTTCCTATGTTTTTTAAGTTTGTCAGTTGTCACCACCTCTTTGTGTCATTTTAAATGTACCTCACATTTTGTTGCCATTGAAATGCCTCTATACACGTATAGGGTGAAAGACAACCGACCAAGATTAATGAGATACAGTCAGCAAACGACGGTTGATTCGTCTCTGGTGCTTGCAGCAGAACAAAATGATATTGTCCCAATTGTTTCTATCCAGTCACAACCTCATGTATGTGCATTTCACGCATGCTAATATGTATACATATAGACAACTTTAGTATTTTTAGCCCAACTAAATAAATCTACTTGCATTCTCCTCTTTCACAGATACAACTGTTTTACGTGGAGGGTAAATTATCATTTCCGACTGCCGACCAAGATTTTTATGAATTACTGTGTTCCCACTGCGGCCAGCAGTACAGAACTCATTCGCCGAAAATTATTCATTGTGCGAGTTGCAAGCAACGTGCGATGTTGACACCCAGGTATTGCGTGTTGGAGTCCGAGCTTAATAAAATATGTTTGTTCTACATCTTCAAAGAAAGAAAGTTTCTTCAGTCATTGGCTTTATGAAAATGAAATAACGCAAATTAATTGCATATTAGGGTCCGCTTTGAGGTTGTAATGACATATAGCAGTGGACCAACTGTTGCAACATTATAGGCGAATTAGGAGAAAATTTTCTTGATATGACCGCCACAGATATCTGTGAAATATCAGCTAAGGTACGTTGTTGATGGCAGCAGGAGAAACTTTTTTACAACTATGATACCGTAAAAACAAGTTTTCTCTTACTTTTTCCAATTATGTCTTTCTTGATGTTTACCTTTGCAGATAAAATGTAACCACTAATTAAATAAGTTGGAAAAAATATCTTAAAGAAAGTGATTTGCTATTTTGTTTATAATTGAATTTCAATAACAACTAAAGCAGTCTCACCTACACTTTAAATGGTCTAGTGGATAAGTTTTTCAAGACAGACAGAACCATACATAGAGGTAAAAAGAATATCAAAAAGAAAAAACTCAACAAAAACAATAAAGGGAAATATCTTCATAATTAATTCAGAACTTTGGTAGATTTTAATAATGACAAATAAAACTAGATAGGCTTCATCCAAACCCAGAATAATAAGATATTTATtctaaaacaacaaaaataaaactaggAAGTTCCATAAAACAATAAATGGTCTGTGAATAGGCTTTTCGATActgaaaaaaattagaaaataacaAGATAAGAAAAATTAATGCTCAACAAAAAtcaattttaattaaatttaaaTGGGTTTCGCCGACATCCCGAACAAATACAACATTTAGTCTTAAATTTAACATTACAAGATAAGAACTTGAGACATTACTATTATTCTCGTTGACAGATTGGTTTTTTCCAAAGATACCTGCATGCAAATTGGAGCAGACAccgacacacaaaaaaaaaagaactacAAGTCATCCAATACTTAGTCAAGTGTGATTAGAACAAACCATTCTTCTCAAATGTCTTTATTCTTCATTCTAAAAATTCAACAAAGTGTCTTGAAAGGACATTAACATTAACCTCTTGAAAATTCTTAGATTAAATCTCACTGATAACTGAAAATTAGAACTTAAAGTTAAGAAGAGAGAAAACATAAAGAGTCAGAGACAAGAAGAGTAACAAAACGTGAAAAAAATGAGATTTTGTTTGCTTGTATTAAGAAAAATAATGTTGACTTACGTATGCTTGTTAATTGATTAACCCTAGGTTGTTACATGAATATTCAATGTTGCTTTATTAGTTCATCATCTGACTTGTACTGCTTGGCAATGTTAATTACTGCCAATGCACAGAGGTTGTCAATAATTTTCTTAATAAAGTACCAATTATGTCTGCTTACACCTCCATTTCCACATGCCTATCGAAAACTAAAACATCTCCTTTAGGTCGCTTAAATATTACAATTGGCTTCTTAAATTCATCATTAATCAAAAGATAATTAAAGGCTGTACAAGCTTGTAGCCTCTGCATCCCAAGTACTTTATAGGCTTAGAACATCCAATTAATTCAAAGTATATTACTTTTGAGTACTATTTTAATGTGTTAAATTCATCTTTTTCTCTCCTGCAGAACCATCCATTACCTCTTGAACATGTTCGAAAACGTCTTCCTCATAAACTCTTCAAGATACAACtgcgaaaaatattttctagaaCTTCTGATACACGATTGCTCATTGTGTCCTACTCTATGAAGGAAGATTTGTTTCAATTGTCCGTACCAGTAGCCTCTGAAGAAATTGGAGAGAGCAGTAACACTAAATTGGAAAATGCTGAGCTGAACAAAGAGATAGAAAACGAAGACAACAATCAGTCGAATGTGGAACAAGTTACACCCATAGAAGAGGTGAAGAACGAGTTAACTACAGAAGGTGGCTCTTCTATCAAGAGGCAACAAATTGAACTGGAGACCCCCCTAAGAAAAAATTAAGGTTAATAAATTTTATCTCTACTTTTTCATTACTAAGTTGATAAACTTTTAGGAGCTTGTTACTCATGTTCAAGAATAACTTCTATGACTCCTAATGTAGGAGTAGCAGATTATAATTGCAGCACAAACAACTCAAAAGaaacttcaacaaaaaaaaagactATTGCATATTGCATTCCATTCTATATTCATTCATAAGCTCTATTTCGCTCACATTCATCCTCTCCAAAGAACGCCCTCTAGCAACCAATCGAAAAAGAACAGACAGAGAAAGAAGTAGTTTCATGCTAACTCCTAATTTGCCTGTGACTGCTAAACATTACTGTGTTGCTAATGTTTCCAATCCATTGTTAGCTAAATTTCAATTGCACTATCTTTCATTAAACATTAGTAATATTACAGTACACATACCTACGAAAGAATTCTCTAATTTCCTATGATAATATATTACATAACTACTGCATTGACTGACTTATTTTGTTCAATTCAGTATTGTTGCGCTTTTTATTCCTCATAAAAAATACTTATAAAGTAGTACTACTTTATTTGTACAGGTACTCTAAGACATTCTTGTGCTTGGATTGATTTATACTTTCTATCTTGCAATTTTATTTCCCTTGTATTGGTATAACTGACTAAGATTATGCAACATATTTCTCAATTTGTGGTTTACTGATAACAGTTTTTGGTTGACGAAAAAAGCGTCATTATAGATCTTACGTCTGCTTGGTTCGCAGGGTGTTATAACTCTGTAAAATGCTTGTACATACGTCTTATCCTACTATGTAAATACGTGTTTGAAGATCgccagcttctgcttgacaggtaATGCAAAGAACAACCCCTACTTTTTTAGCTACCAGAAAATGTTGTCACTTGTCGTTGCTGACGTCGTTTTGTTTGCAATATTGCAGAAAACATGGACAACACAGTTCACTTTGTGTAACTTACTGGCATGTACATTTATATTTTGTTAGCCGGTAAAACATATTGGTGTTGTAACTGATGTAAATAGTGGGTTGAAAGACTGGCAGTAAATATGACCTCCTTTTTTGGCTTGAATTTGTTTTCTTCACTTTGCTACGTA from Nicotiana sylvestris chromosome 12, ASM39365v2, whole genome shotgun sequence encodes the following:
- the LOC104243152 gene encoding replication protein A 70 kDa DNA-binding subunit B-like isoform X1 is translated as MEHRLTIDRITPQTKEWTSKVQLIEKPRPRKSKDGKTRFQIAVVRDEREEQVVVVLYGEDIEKYADKLTPFSTYLISTAKVRVPLPYGVPINRFEWVIDKFTVVEEVKDDNIQDPPLLPPTRLNTIPFAYLHEQQQNTEFDIIAVVVNCGSIKYVGANNNKCREVVVMDTNVRPTILTMWEDFADTDGSILTAQVAEFPIIVAKRITRASYGGLLLSTRYNSVILINPPYPQVGRLLN
- the LOC104243152 gene encoding replication protein A 70 kDa DNA-binding subunit B-like isoform X2, with protein sequence MEHRLTIDRITPQTKEWTSKVQLIEKPRPRKSKDGKTRFQIAVVRDEREEQVVVVLYGEDIEKYADKLTPFSTYLISTAKVRVPLPYGVPINRFEWVIDKFTVVEEVKDDNIQDPPLLPPTRLNTIPFAYLHEQQQNTEFDIIAVVVNCGSIKYVGANNNKCREVVVMDTNVRPTILTMWEDFADTDGSILTAQVAEFPIIVAKRITRASYGG